One stretch of Desulfovibrio sp. DNA includes these proteins:
- a CDS encoding amino acid permease, producing the protein MKKDTQELHRALKNRHIQLIALGGAIGTGLFLGSAGTIQMAGPAVILSYAIGGFIAFLIMRQLGEMMAQEPVAGSFSNLAYKYWGEFPGLLSGWNYWILYVLVGMSELTAVAVYVQYWFPGIEPWQTTAFFFLLINGINLAQVGVFGEMEFWFASIKVAAIVAMIGLGTFLLVSGNAGPDASVSNLWEYGGFFARGWGGVFTSLAVVSFSFGGLELVGIAAAETANPQKTIPKAVNQLIYRILIFYIGALTVLLTLHPWNQLGASVDKSRWAEAMVASPFVQIFDLIGVPSAAHVLNFVVLTAALSVYNSCVYCNSRMLYGLALQGNAPKALARVSARGVPVPALMISSGATLLCVLLNYFMPAQALGMLMALVVAALVINWAMISLTHIKFRAAKVKAGEKIVFKAFWYPLSNYLCLLFMAVVLVVLTQIGMAGSVQAVPVWLVLVWLGYKAKKKYNL; encoded by the coding sequence ATGAAAAAAGACACACAAGAACTACATCGTGCCTTAAAAAACAGGCACATCCAGCTGATTGCCCTTGGCGGAGCCATAGGCACAGGCCTTTTTCTCGGGTCTGCGGGCACGATTCAAATGGCTGGCCCTGCCGTTATTCTCAGCTATGCCATCGGCGGGTTTATCGCGTTTCTCATCATGCGCCAGCTTGGCGAAATGATGGCGCAGGAGCCTGTGGCCGGGTCTTTCAGCAATCTTGCCTACAAGTACTGGGGCGAATTTCCCGGTCTGCTCTCTGGCTGGAACTACTGGATACTCTACGTGCTGGTGGGCATGTCGGAACTCACTGCCGTGGCCGTGTATGTGCAATACTGGTTCCCTGGTATTGAGCCGTGGCAGACCACGGCCTTTTTCTTTCTTCTCATCAATGGCATTAACCTTGCCCAGGTGGGCGTTTTTGGCGAAATGGAATTCTGGTTCGCCTCCATCAAGGTTGCGGCCATTGTGGCCATGATTGGCCTTGGCACCTTTTTGCTGGTGTCCGGCAACGCCGGGCCTGATGCCAGCGTCAGCAATCTGTGGGAATACGGCGGCTTTTTTGCCAGAGGCTGGGGCGGCGTTTTCACTTCTCTGGCCGTGGTGAGCTTTTCTTTTGGCGGGCTTGAACTTGTGGGCATTGCCGCCGCAGAAACGGCCAATCCGCAAAAAACCATCCCCAAGGCCGTCAACCAGCTTATCTACCGCATTCTCATCTTCTACATCGGCGCGCTCACCGTGCTGCTGACCCTGCACCCCTGGAACCAGCTTGGCGCTTCAGTGGACAAGAGCCGCTGGGCTGAAGCCATGGTGGCCAGCCCCTTTGTGCAGATTTTTGATCTTATCGGCGTGCCCTCGGCGGCGCATGTGCTCAACTTTGTGGTGCTGACTGCGGCGCTGTCCGTGTACAACAGCTGCGTGTACTGCAACAGCCGCATGCTTTACGGGCTGGCGCTTCAGGGCAATGCGCCCAAGGCTCTGGCCAGAGTCAGCGCCAGGGGCGTGCCGGTTCCCGCCCTTATGATATCCTCGGGCGCAACGCTGTTGTGCGTGCTGCTGAACTACTTTATGCCCGCCCAGGCTCTTGGCATGCTTATGGCTCTGGTGGTGGCGGCCCTTGTCATCAACTGGGCCATGATCAGCCTTACGCACATAAAGTTCCGGGCGGCCAAGGTTAAAGCCGGTGAAAAGATCGTGTTCAAAGCCTTCTGGTATCCGCTGTCAAACTATCTCTGCCTGCTTTTCATGGCAGTGGTGCTTGTGGTGCTGACGCAGATCGGCATGGCTGGCTCTGTGCAGGCGGTGCCGGTATGGCTGGTTCTTGTGTGGCTTGGGTACAAGGCGAAGAAAAAATACAATTTGTGA
- the anfD gene encoding nitrogenase iron-iron protein, alpha chain encodes MPYHLFKCSECIPDRKMHAVVKGENEDLSSCLPLGYLNTIPGTISERGCAFCGAKHVIGTPMKDVIHLCHGPVGCTYDTWQTKRYISDDGNFQLKYTFASDMKEKHVVFGAEDQLRNSIVEAFKAFPHIKRMTIYQTCASALIGDDINALAQEIMEEMPDVDIFVCNSPGFAGPSQSGGHHKINIAWINQKVGTCEPEITSRYVINYVGDYNIQGDVEVMCDYFRRMGIQVLSVFTGNGRYDDLRGMHKAQLNVLECARSAEYICNELRTRYGIPRLDIDGFGHEMVSESLLKIGLFFGLEKEAQAIIDEETARWKPELDWYAKRLKGIKVCLWPGGSKLWHWAHIIEKEMGLNVVSIYSKFGHQGDFEKGIARVKPGTLAIDDPNELEGLEAMEQWKPDIIFTGVRPGEVAKKIRVPYLNAHAYHNGPWKGFEGWVRFARDIYNAVYSPIHQLSGIDISKDDFPLDRGFMTQRLISGPDIKDENGERQYTGKYDCVTPLRSKEYPPYPEPLSQAV; translated from the coding sequence ATGCCATACCATCTTTTCAAGTGCAGTGAATGCATACCCGATCGCAAGATGCACGCCGTGGTCAAGGGCGAGAACGAAGATTTGTCCTCCTGCCTGCCGCTGGGCTATCTGAACACCATACCCGGCACCATTTCCGAACGCGGGTGCGCCTTCTGCGGGGCCAAGCACGTTATCGGCACGCCCATGAAGGACGTTATCCATCTCTGCCACGGCCCCGTGGGATGCACCTACGATACATGGCAGACCAAACGGTACATCAGCGACGATGGCAACTTCCAGCTCAAGTACACCTTTGCTTCGGACATGAAGGAAAAGCACGTGGTCTTCGGCGCAGAAGACCAGTTGCGCAACAGCATTGTAGAGGCTTTCAAGGCCTTCCCGCATATCAAGCGCATGACCATCTACCAGACCTGCGCCTCGGCCCTTATCGGCGACGACATCAACGCCCTGGCCCAGGAAATTATGGAAGAAATGCCCGATGTGGACATTTTTGTGTGCAACTCGCCCGGCTTCGCCGGCCCCAGCCAGTCCGGCGGGCACCACAAGATCAACATCGCCTGGATCAACCAGAAAGTCGGCACCTGTGAGCCGGAAATCACCAGCCGCTACGTGATCAACTATGTGGGCGACTACAACATCCAGGGCGATGTGGAAGTCATGTGCGACTACTTCCGCCGCATGGGCATTCAGGTGCTTTCGGTCTTCACGGGCAACGGCCGCTACGACGACCTGCGCGGCATGCACAAAGCCCAGCTCAACGTGCTGGAGTGCGCCCGCTCGGCCGAGTACATCTGCAACGAACTGCGCACCCGCTACGGCATCCCCCGGTTGGATATCGACGGCTTCGGCCATGAAATGGTCAGCGAATCCCTGCTCAAAATCGGACTTTTCTTCGGGCTGGAAAAAGAAGCCCAGGCCATCATTGACGAGGAGACCGCCCGCTGGAAGCCCGAACTGGACTGGTACGCCAAGCGGCTCAAGGGCATCAAGGTCTGCCTGTGGCCCGGCGGCTCCAAGCTGTGGCACTGGGCCCACATCATAGAAAAGGAAATGGGCCTGAACGTGGTTTCCATCTACTCCAAGTTCGGCCACCAGGGCGACTTTGAAAAGGGCATAGCCCGCGTCAAGCCGGGAACCCTCGCCATCGACGATCCCAACGAGCTTGAAGGCCTGGAGGCAATGGAACAGTGGAAGCCGGACATCATCTTCACCGGCGTGCGCCCCGGCGAGGTCGCCAAAAAAATCCGCGTGCCCTATCTGAACGCCCACGCCTACCACAACGGCCCGTGGAAAGGATTTGAAGGCTGGGTGCGTTTTGCCCGTGACATTTACAATGCCGTGTATTCGCCCATCCACCAGTTGTCCGGCATTGATATCAGCAAGGACGACTTCCCGCTGGATCGCGGGTTCATGACCCAGAGGCTGATATCCGGCCCGGATATCAAGGACGAGAATGGCGAACGCCAGTATACGGGCAAGTACGACTGCGTGACCCCGTTGCGCAGCAAGGAATACCCGCCCTACCCCGAACCTCTTTCACAGGCCGTGTAG
- the anfK gene encoding Fe-only nitrogenase subunit beta: protein MSCEIMEKERSGVINPIFTCQPCGAQYVSIGVKDCIGIVHGGQGCVMFVRLLFAQHFKDNFEVASSSVHEDGAVFGATNRVEEAVDVLLMRYPDVKVVPIISTCSTEIIGDDIDGVVTKLNNGLLKEKYADREVHLIAIHTPSFVGSMISGYDIALRDFVTHFAEKGEPNGKLNLLTGWVNPGDVKELKHLLSLMDVDATVLLETESFDSPLLPDGTGKSHGSTTIADLKGTANAVGTIALARYETGRAAKYLEKEFDLPTIIGPTPIGIRNTDVFLKNVQKLTGKPITQALVHERGIAMDALADLTHMFLADKKVAIYGNPDLVIGLAQFCLDLEMKPVLILLGDDNPHYAEDPRLKEMKDNVDFDMQIVTNADLWDLDGRLKRGEVELDLILGHSKGRWAAIDNNVPMLRVGFPTYDRAGLYRYPVMGYAGATWLAENMANTLFTDMEYKKNKEWILNVW, encoded by the coding sequence ATGTCTTGCGAAATAATGGAAAAAGAACGGTCAGGGGTCATCAACCCCATTTTCACCTGTCAGCCCTGCGGCGCGCAGTATGTCAGCATCGGCGTCAAGGACTGCATCGGCATTGTCCACGGCGGTCAGGGCTGCGTCATGTTCGTGCGCCTGCTGTTTGCCCAGCACTTCAAGGACAACTTCGAAGTGGCGTCCTCCTCCGTGCATGAAGACGGCGCGGTCTTCGGGGCCACCAACCGGGTGGAAGAAGCCGTGGACGTGCTGCTCATGCGCTATCCTGACGTGAAGGTGGTGCCCATCATCTCCACCTGTTCCACAGAAATCATCGGCGATGACATCGATGGCGTGGTGACCAAGCTTAACAACGGCCTGCTCAAGGAAAAATATGCAGACCGTGAAGTGCACCTCATCGCGATACATACGCCAAGCTTCGTGGGCAGCATGATCAGCGGCTACGACATCGCGCTGCGTGATTTTGTGACGCACTTCGCCGAAAAGGGCGAACCCAACGGCAAGCTCAACCTCCTTACCGGATGGGTGAACCCCGGTGACGTCAAGGAGCTCAAGCACCTGCTCAGCCTGATGGATGTGGACGCCACCGTACTTCTGGAAACCGAAAGTTTCGACTCTCCCCTGTTGCCCGACGGCACGGGCAAGTCCCACGGCAGCACCACCATTGCGGATCTCAAGGGAACCGCCAACGCCGTGGGCACCATTGCCCTGGCCCGGTACGAAACAGGCAGGGCGGCAAAATACCTTGAAAAAGAGTTCGACCTGCCCACAATTATAGGCCCTACGCCCATAGGCATCCGCAATACGGACGTTTTTTTGAAAAACGTGCAGAAGCTCACGGGCAAGCCCATCACGCAGGCCCTTGTACACGAACGCGGCATAGCCATGGATGCCCTTGCTGACCTCACCCATATGTTCCTGGCGGACAAAAAGGTGGCCATCTACGGCAATCCCGATCTGGTCATCGGCCTTGCCCAGTTCTGCCTTGATCTGGAAATGAAGCCCGTGCTGATCCTGCTTGGCGACGACAACCCGCATTATGCCGAAGATCCACGTCTCAAGGAAATGAAGGACAATGTGGACTTTGACATGCAGATCGTTACCAACGCCGACCTCTGGGATCTGGACGGTCGCCTCAAGCGGGGCGAAGTGGAGCTGGATCTCATACTCGGCCACTCCAAGGGGCGCTGGGCCGCCATAGACAACAACGTGCCCATGCTGCGCGTGGGCTTTCCCACCTATGACCGTGCCGGTCTCTACCGCTATCCCGTCATGGGGTACGCCGGAGCCACATGGCTTGCGGAAAATATGGCCAACACCCTGTTTACCGATATGGAATACAAAAAGAACAAGGAATGGATACTGAACGTCTGGTAG
- a CDS encoding alanine--glyoxylate aminotransferase family protein — protein MSTVLGTLDHVLLMAPGPSPVAANVLQAMSLPTLGHLDPDCIKVMDAIQGQLRAVCKTGNDVTFPISGTGSAGMETCFVNLIEPGDAVLVINNGVFSSRMVEVASRLGANVDVVESPWGTPVKVQDVKNQLAKKHYKILAVVHAETSTGVNNPVAELGELVKGSDTLYLVDSVAGLGGVDVQVDNWGVDAFYSGSQKCLSVPPGLAPASFSEAAMDAMAKRKTKVPNWYLDVSLIRKYWEGSPRVYHHTAPINMYYGLHQALDNLLTEGLDAAFARHKAMHQRLVDGLAALGFSLYVKEGAAPQVNLFVPPAGVDPNALKGCLREKHKIEVAGGLGALAGKVLRVGVMGEGARPEAIDKLLAAIRACMGK, from the coding sequence ATGAGTACAGTTTTGGGAACGCTTGACCATGTTCTGCTGATGGCCCCCGGCCCCAGCCCCGTTGCCGCCAACGTCCTTCAGGCCATGAGCCTGCCCACCCTTGGCCACCTTGACCCCGACTGCATCAAGGTTATGGACGCCATTCAGGGGCAGTTGCGGGCCGTGTGCAAAACCGGCAACGACGTGACCTTTCCCATTTCTGGCACAGGCTCGGCCGGTATGGAAACGTGCTTCGTCAACCTGATTGAGCCCGGCGACGCCGTGCTTGTGATCAATAACGGCGTGTTCAGTTCCCGCATGGTGGAAGTGGCCTCGCGGCTTGGCGCAAACGTGGACGTGGTGGAAAGCCCCTGGGGCACGCCCGTCAAGGTGCAGGACGTCAAGAACCAACTGGCGAAAAAGCATTACAAGATTCTGGCCGTGGTGCATGCCGAGACATCCACGGGCGTCAACAACCCTGTTGCCGAATTGGGCGAACTCGTCAAGGGCAGCGACACCCTGTACCTCGTGGACAGCGTGGCCGGACTTGGCGGCGTGGACGTGCAGGTGGACAACTGGGGCGTCGATGCCTTTTACAGCGGTTCGCAAAAATGCCTTTCCGTCCCCCCCGGCCTGGCGCCCGCGTCTTTCTCCGAGGCCGCCATGGACGCCATGGCCAAACGCAAGACCAAGGTGCCCAACTGGTATCTGGACGTATCGCTTATCCGCAAGTACTGGGAAGGCTCCCCGCGTGTATACCACCATACCGCGCCCATAAACATGTACTACGGCCTGCACCAGGCCCTGGATAATCTGCTGACCGAAGGGCTGGACGCGGCTTTCGCGCGCCACAAGGCCATGCACCAGCGCCTGGTGGACGGCCTCGCTGCCCTGGGCTTCAGCCTCTATGTGAAGGAAGGCGCGGCTCCGCAGGTGAACCTCTTTGTGCCGCCCGCTGGCGTGGACCCCAACGCGCTGAAGGGCTGCCTGCGCGAAAAGCATAAAATCGAAGTGGCTGGCGGGCTGGGCGCCCTGGCTGGCAAGGTGCTTCGTGTGGGCGTTATGGGCGAAGGCGCGCGGCCTGAAGCCATTGACAAGCTGCTCGCGGCCATTCGTGCCTGCATGGGCAAATAA
- the anfG gene encoding Fe-only nitrogenase subunit delta produces the protein MGAQTNDHYVEKVIDYIMRKCLWQFHSRAWDRERQNTGIMTQTTQILCGEQPDVQTPENRCYWVDAVMMARGLIGENPELADMNSDDIRLFMTDAKKRLDFLTIHGSLNQELTDPKY, from the coding sequence ATGGGAGCCCAAACAAACGATCACTATGTGGAAAAAGTCATCGACTACATCATGCGCAAATGCCTGTGGCAGTTCCACTCACGGGCCTGGGACAGGGAGCGGCAGAACACGGGCATCATGACCCAGACCACGCAGATACTCTGCGGCGAGCAGCCCGACGTTCAAACCCCCGAAAACCGCTGCTACTGGGTTGATGCTGTCATGATGGCCCGGGGCCTGATCGGAGAAAACCCCGAACTGGCGGACATGAACAGCGACGACATCCGCCTGTTCATGACTGATGCCAAAAAGCGGCTGGATTTTCTGACTATTCACGGTTCGCTGAACCAGGAACTGACAGATCCCAAGTACTGA
- a CDS encoding P-II family nitrogen regulator — MKEIIAIIRPNKVTATKRALDRLGFPSMSVVAVFGRGKQKGIANEVAVEISPIVRGLGSFKGMPYVPKRLLSIVVPAEMLNKVLNTIIKVNQTGDIGDGKVIVCPVEDALRVRTGETGQAAIL; from the coding sequence ATGAAGGAAATAATCGCCATCATACGGCCCAACAAGGTCACAGCCACAAAACGGGCACTGGACCGCCTGGGCTTCCCGAGCATGAGCGTCGTGGCCGTTTTCGGGCGCGGCAAGCAAAAGGGGATCGCCAACGAGGTCGCGGTGGAAATCAGCCCCATAGTGCGGGGGCTGGGCAGCTTCAAGGGCATGCCCTATGTGCCCAAACGGCTGCTTTCCATCGTGGTTCCCGCCGAAATGCTCAACAAGGTGCTGAACACCATCATCAAGGTAAACCAGACCGGGGACATCGGCGACGGCAAGGTCATCGTCTGCCCTGTGGAAGACGCTCTGCGGGTTCGCACGGGCGAAACGGGCCAGGCCGCCATCCTGTAA
- a CDS encoding gamma-glutamylcyclotransferase family protein gives MDITASFERYGRKDRQYYFAYGSNMHPAQISTRCAAPRAVCTACLADHKLAFHGRNRVWDGGMATVVPAPEREVWGVLYELGFGDSLSLDLWCSARLDGGGAYFHYPVLVRDGAGEEHAAVLYKKDVLGKPVPPSSEHMAFILEAARMRSLPPRYLQILETMESTPARYDVPREAKQLHGVLVEATCHECAG, from the coding sequence ATGGATATCACCGCCAGCTTTGAAAGATACGGGCGCAAGGACAGGCAGTACTATTTCGCCTATGGCTCCAATATGCATCCCGCCCAGATCAGCACGCGTTGCGCCGCGCCCCGCGCGGTCTGCACCGCCTGCCTGGCAGATCACAAGCTGGCTTTTCATGGGCGCAACAGGGTTTGGGACGGCGGCATGGCAACCGTCGTTCCGGCCCCTGAGCGCGAGGTTTGGGGAGTTTTGTACGAACTGGGCTTCGGCGACAGCCTCAGCCTTGACCTGTGGTGCAGTGCGCGGCTGGACGGCGGCGGGGCCTATTTTCATTATCCTGTGCTTGTGCGCGATGGCGCTGGCGAAGAGCACGCGGCAGTGCTGTACAAAAAGGACGTGCTCGGCAAGCCTGTGCCCCCCAGCAGCGAGCACATGGCATTCATTCTGGAGGCGGCCCGCATGCGCAGTCTGCCTCCCCGGTATCTGCAAATTCTGGAAACTATGGAAAGCACGCCCGCGCGCTATGACGTCCCACGGGAGGCAAAACAGCTGCACGGCGTGCTCGTGGAAGCTACCTGCCATGAGTGCGCCGGGTAA
- a CDS encoding sigma 54-interacting transcriptional regulator, with protein sequence MCVELHDAELQCEADECRGKIISLLLGVGKLLSEQNDIVAALDSLLSYMRRHMGMQRAAINLLHRESGHVFAYRCMGMTPSEQDRGVYNVGEGITGKVVENATPIVLRRIGSEPDFLNRTGTIMLASDKDMSFICVPIHLGPKVLGAISASRLYRSDAALRKHVNVLSVMAQMLAHAVELYLVENIDRVEWEKRTRLLLSQLKERFHPDNMIGISRPMQEVYELIHKASPTKVTVLLLGESGVGKEMVANALHYGGLRPGGPFIKCNCAALPESIVESELFGHEKGSFTGASFRKGRFEDADGGTIFLDEVGELSLAVQAKLLRLLQERQFERVGGNRSIAVDIRIIAATNRDLAEMVAQGTFREDLYYRLNVFPVIIPPLRQRGDDVVALAEHFMSYYAKEAEKNITGISTSAMNLLVRHNWPGNVRELENVIHRAVILAEGEILHAHDLPLALHPQTSSGKGQPPNLENRLASIEYDMLVETLRRCQGNMSKAAEALGLTRRTMGLRMKRFNLNYKQFRQGG encoded by the coding sequence ATGTGTGTCGAACTCCATGACGCAGAGCTTCAGTGCGAGGCCGACGAATGCAGGGGCAAAATCATCTCCCTGCTTCTAGGGGTCGGCAAACTGCTTTCCGAGCAGAACGACATCGTGGCGGCTCTGGACAGCCTGTTGTCCTATATGCGGCGGCATATGGGCATGCAGCGCGCCGCCATAAACCTGCTGCACAGGGAATCAGGGCATGTTTTTGCCTACCGCTGCATGGGCATGACCCCCTCGGAACAGGACAGGGGCGTGTACAACGTTGGCGAGGGCATCACCGGCAAGGTTGTGGAAAACGCGACGCCCATCGTGCTGCGGCGCATCGGCAGCGAACCGGATTTTCTCAACCGCACCGGAACCATCATGCTGGCCAGCGACAAGGACATGTCCTTCATCTGCGTGCCCATCCACCTGGGCCCCAAGGTTTTGGGAGCCATCAGCGCCAGCCGTTTGTACCGGAGCGATGCAGCGCTGCGCAAGCATGTGAACGTCCTGAGCGTCATGGCGCAGATGCTGGCTCATGCCGTTGAGCTGTATCTTGTGGAAAACATTGACCGTGTGGAATGGGAAAAGCGCACCCGTCTGCTGCTCAGCCAGTTGAAGGAACGTTTTCACCCCGACAACATGATCGGCATTTCCCGCCCCATGCAGGAGGTGTATGAACTCATCCACAAGGCTTCACCCACCAAGGTGACGGTACTTCTGCTGGGCGAAAGCGGCGTGGGCAAAGAAATGGTGGCCAACGCCCTGCACTATGGCGGGCTGCGGCCCGGCGGCCCCTTTATCAAATGCAACTGCGCCGCCCTGCCCGAAAGCATCGTGGAAAGCGAGCTTTTCGGGCATGAAAAAGGCTCCTTCACCGGGGCCAGCTTTCGCAAGGGACGCTTTGAAGATGCTGACGGGGGCACCATTTTTCTGGACGAAGTGGGCGAACTGTCGCTGGCCGTGCAGGCCAAGCTGCTGCGATTGCTGCAAGAGCGCCAGTTCGAGCGTGTGGGCGGCAACCGCAGCATTGCCGTTGACATCCGCATCATCGCCGCCACCAACCGCGACCTTGCCGAAATGGTGGCGCAGGGCACGTTCCGCGAAGACTTGTACTACCGTCTGAATGTCTTTCCCGTAATTATTCCTCCGCTGCGTCAGCGCGGAGACGATGTGGTGGCCCTGGCGGAGCACTTCATGAGCTATTATGCCAAGGAGGCGGAAAAAAACATCACGGGCATTTCCACATCAGCCATGAATCTGCTGGTGCGTCACAACTGGCCCGGCAACGTACGCGAACTTGAGAACGTCATTCACCGCGCCGTGATCCTGGCTGAAGGCGAGATCCTTCACGCTCACGACCTGCCCCTGGCATTGCACCCGCAAACGTCCTCCGGCAAGGGGCAGCCCCCCAATCTGGAAAACAGGCTGGCGTCCATTGAATATGACATGCTGGTGGAAACCCTGCGCAGATGCCAGGGCAATATGAGCAAGGCCGCCGAAGCCCTGGGGCTTACGCGGCGTACCATGGGCCTGCGCATGAAGCGCTTCAACCTGAACTACAAGCAGTTCCGCCAGGGCGGGTAA
- a CDS encoding pyridoxamine 5'-phosphate oxidase family protein, whose translation MQARMKEHQLTADQIVALLDKAPVGHLGTVDEKGFPYVTPVHFVHLDDSIYFHGLARGRKLSNLAACPKVCFEVAGEHSYIQAETPCDTNTAYQSVIITGRAATVDAPDLKTRALDAIVAKYTPQHSGASFPVNMLQMTAVVEITIIEITGKYYA comes from the coding sequence ATGCAGGCGCGCATGAAGGAACACCAGCTCACGGCGGATCAGATAGTGGCCCTTCTGGACAAGGCCCCTGTGGGGCATCTTGGCACTGTGGATGAAAAGGGCTTTCCCTATGTAACGCCCGTCCACTTTGTCCATCTTGACGACAGCATATATTTTCATGGCCTTGCCAGGGGGCGCAAGCTCTCCAACCTTGCCGCCTGCCCCAAGGTCTGTTTTGAGGTTGCGGGCGAACACAGCTACATCCAGGCAGAGACCCCGTGCGACACCAATACGGCCTATCAGAGCGTCATCATCACGGGCAGGGCCGCAACGGTGGACGCTCCTGACCTGAAAACCCGCGCGCTTGACGCCATTGTCGCCAAGTATACGCCGCAGCACAGCGGCGCGAGCTTTCCCGTAAACATGCTGCAAATGACGGCCGTGGTAGAAATCACCATTATTGAAATTACCGGGAAGTACTATGCCTAG
- a CDS encoding helix-turn-helix transcriptional regulator encodes MKVYPYLSSAIARVIEVLRAERGMTKSSLADFACLERRYLRDIERELKKPTVNAIYSICEALRVQSEDFFRRVSEEIENKKNSERRAASISKAMAVKAESNEEKV; translated from the coding sequence ATGAAAGTATATCCGTACCTTTCGAGCGCCATTGCCAGGGTGATTGAGGTTTTGCGGGCAGAGCGCGGCATGACAAAGTCATCTCTGGCTGACTTTGCCTGCCTTGAGAGACGCTATTTGCGAGACATTGAACGGGAGTTGAAAAAGCCGACAGTCAATGCAATCTATTCCATTTGCGAAGCTTTGCGTGTTCAGTCGGAGGATTTTTTCAGGCGCGTATCAGAAGAGATTGAAAATAAGAAAAACAGTGAACGCCGCGCCGCCTCCATCAGCAAGGCCATGGCGGTTAAGGCAGAGAGTAACGAAGAAAAGGTTTGA
- a CDS encoding DMT family transporter, whose product MRDKRFFQLSQGEWALVGVTMIWGTTFLIIRNALDVTGPLFFVGLRFGSAALALLVISLPILRGLTVHELFAGSLIGLSLLGGYALQSYGLVTISASKSAFITAFYVPAVPVLQWLFMRHRPSNMAWLGVGCALVGLILLAGPDGVSLGFGAGEMLTLLGAVACALEILFISYFAGSVNVRRVTVVQVTVTSILSFSLMPIVGESVPDFSWLLVCSACGLGVATALIQLVMNWAQKTISPTRATLIYAGEPVWAAIFGRMAGERLPFLSLVGGALVVAGVLISSARPGRGKKEKAGSEF is encoded by the coding sequence ATGCGGGATAAAAGATTTTTTCAGCTCAGCCAGGGCGAATGGGCGCTGGTTGGCGTGACCATGATCTGGGGCACGACGTTTCTTATCATACGCAACGCTCTGGATGTTACCGGCCCCCTGTTTTTTGTGGGTCTGCGTTTTGGATCGGCGGCTCTGGCGCTCCTGGTCATTTCCTTGCCCATTCTGCGTGGACTCACCGTGCACGAGCTTTTTGCCGGTTCCCTCATAGGGCTTTCGCTGCTGGGCGGCTATGCCTTGCAGTCGTATGGGCTTGTGACCATCTCTGCCAGCAAGTCGGCGTTTATAACGGCTTTTTATGTGCCTGCCGTGCCTGTTCTACAATGGCTGTTCATGCGGCATCGGCCAAGCAACATGGCGTGGCTTGGCGTGGGCTGCGCCCTGGTGGGGCTGATTTTGCTGGCCGGGCCAGACGGCGTTTCGCTTGGCTTCGGCGCTGGCGAGATGCTCACGCTTCTGGGGGCCGTGGCCTGCGCTCTTGAGATTTTGTTCATCAGCTACTTTGCGGGGTCGGTGAACGTGCGCAGGGTCACGGTTGTGCAGGTGACGGTTACCTCCATACTGAGTTTCAGCCTCATGCCCATTGTGGGCGAATCCGTTCCTGACTTTTCATGGTTGCTCGTGTGCAGCGCCTGCGGGCTTGGGGTTGCCACTGCCCTCATTCAACTGGTCATGAACTGGGCGCAAAAAACCATTTCGCCCACCCGCGCCACCCTCATTTATGCCGGGGAACCCGTGTGGGCGGCGATTTTCGGACGCATGGCCGGTGAGCGGTTGCCCTTCCTGAGCCTCGTGGGCGGGGCGCTTGTGGTGGCTGGCGTGCTCATCAGCAGTGCGCGGCCGGGCCGGGGAAAGAAGGAAAAAGCGGGTTCGGAGTTTTGA
- a CDS encoding P-II family nitrogen regulator — MKMVRAVIRPESTELVVDALAASGFVALTRIQAFGRGKQKGIDSGNVHYDELPKNLLMLVVEDEHVPQVLEVVQKQAKTGNFGDGKVFVSPVDTVFTIRTGQEGV, encoded by the coding sequence ATGAAAATGGTACGAGCTGTCATACGACCAGAGAGCACGGAACTTGTGGTGGATGCCCTCGCCGCTTCGGGCTTTGTGGCCCTGACCAGGATCCAGGCATTCGGCCGCGGCAAGCAGAAAGGCATAGACAGCGGCAATGTACACTATGACGAGTTGCCCAAGAACCTGCTTATGCTCGTGGTAGAGGACGAACACGTTCCCCAGGTGCTGGAGGTGGTGCAGAAACAGGCCAAGACAGGCAATTTTGGCGACGGCAAGGTTTTCGTCTCCCCTGTGGATACCGTCTTCACCATCCGCACCGGCCAGGAAGGCGTCTAG